One genomic region from Oryzias melastigma strain HK-1 linkage group LG19, ASM292280v2, whole genome shotgun sequence encodes:
- the tha1 gene encoding threonine aldolase 1, translating to MLLKNSFLSHLLKYGSVVCGSPRSGGAAASAAAILGRSPSRCYYNNAGKPRTRSPGGTTHARVVDLRSDTVTKPGPAMRQAMAEAEVGDDVMGEDPTVNDLQQIAADLFGMEAALFVPSGTMSNLIAVMVHCRERGDEMIVGDLSHLHIYEQGGSAQLAGVHSTTVTTRPDGTFDLKQLEAKIRHGYPDPHYPRSRLICVENTHNIQGGRVLPLPFLQEVRALADHYGLSVHMDGARVMNAAIAQEVPPSTILQHTHTVSVCLSKGLGSPVGTVLAGPRDFISKALRCRKALGGGMRQAGILAAAGKFSLENMVGRLVEDHRNAKTFALALLDCKPALFVVDTSAVETNILRFSLQDSTMTPHEFCTRMSEVGEDEEAALGQGVQVLMYPHVGNSVRAVWHLGISSEDTQLAIQKMRFVASQYFKE from the exons ATGCTTCTGAAAAACTCTTTTCTATCTCATTTGCTTAAATATGGTTCTGTTGTTTGCGGCTCTCCGCGCAGCGGGGGGGCTGCAGCCTCTGCCGCCGCTATCCTGGGACGGAGCCCCTCTCGGTGCTACTACAACAACGCCGGTAAACCCAGGACCCGCAGTCCGGGCGGGACGACCCACGCTCGGGTGGTGGACCTCCGCAGCGACACAGTGACCAAGCCTGGACCGGCCATGAGGCAGGCCATGGCCGAGGCGGAGGTTGGGGATGACGTCATGGGGGAGGACCCCACGGTTAACG ATTTACAGCAGATTGCAGCTGATTTGTTTGGGATGGAGGCTGCTTTATTCGTCCCCTCTGGCACCATGAGTAACCTCATTGCag TGATGGTCCACTGCAGAGAACGGGGGGATGAGATGATCGTAGGGGATCTCTCACACTTGCACATCTACGAACAGGGTGGGAGCGCACAG CTGGCAGGGGTCCACTCCACCACGGTGACCACCCGTCCTGATGGGACGTTTGACCTCAAACAGCTGGAGGCAAAGATCCGCCACGGGTACCCTGACCCGCACTACCCACGCTCTCGCCTCATATGTGTGGAGAACACTCACAACATTCAGGGGGGGCGCGTGCTGCCTCTGCCCTTCCTGCAGGAG GTTCGGGCTTTAGCGGACCACTATGGTCTGTCCGTTCACATGGATGGAGCCAGGGTGATGAACGCTGCTATTGCCCAGGAGGTGCCTCCATCCACAATtctgcagcacacacacaccgtCAGCGTCTGCCTCTCTAAG GGTTTAGGTTCCCCGGTTGGTACTGTTCTGGCTGGACCTCGTGACTTCATATCCAAAGCCTTGCGGTGCCGTAAAGCTTTAGGTGGAGGAATGCGACAGGCTGGTATTCTTGCAGCAGCTGGAAAATTCTCCTTGGAGAATATGGTGGGGAGGTTAGTGGAGGATCACCGCAACGCAAAAACTTTTGCTTTAG CTCTACTCGACTGTAAGCCTGCTCTGTTTGTTGTGGACACGTCCGCGGTGGAAACGAACATCCTGCGGTTCTCCCTGCAGGATTCCACCATGACCCCACATGAATTCTGCACCCGCATGAGTGAGGTCGGGGAGGACGAGGAGGCGGCCCTGGGGCAGGGAGTGCAAGTTCTCATGTACCCTCACGTTGGGAACTCTGTCAGAGCCGTGTGGCATCTCGGGATATCCTCCGAGGACACTCAGCTCGCCATCCAGAAAATGCGATTTGTGGCTTCACAGTACttcaaagagtag